Part of the Danio rerio strain Tuebingen ecotype United States chromosome 12, GRCz12tu, whole genome shotgun sequence genome, tataataataacaagctattaaatgcaaacaattgcacttattgtaaagttgtattgctgagttgagaacaataattataaagtagaaacaattgtGCTCAGTCcccctttacattcatccagttgctaagacagtccagtccagacatcccaagtctcccagaagttgcgggagtatcccgcaaatgcacagagactcccggatgtcTGCAAATATATGATAATCTCCTGGAAGTTGCGCGTCTCCCGCCCAGTCCTTAAATACGTTCACACCCCTTTctaccgcatccctcctagctcatCAGGTACATCAcgtgcaactcacccccaccactcttcaggtacgtctcgcgcgcacacgcccctactcagatacatcGCTCACTTAacccctgacacagacacacacacacacacacacgcacacacggacagacacacacacaacacgccggagcgactcccttcagattcaacttGCATGATCGCTCTAAatagcctggtgatgcaacattaattgttttatactgaaacttgccttccaaaagtgcttccttggtcttatctatatttctttgcatgttgaacacgtccacaacaggaagttaaaaaaaacctgcaactgcgttaattgcggtAATTTTTTTAACGTGTAAATATTTctaattaatcgcatgcgttaacgcactaatttttgacagcactaatatacacacacacacacacacacacacacacacacacacacaaacacatacatacatacatatcatAATTATACTTCtgtcacttctgtgtatatattgtatgtgtatatgtgtttgacGTGTATGATGTGTTGTGTATATTATGTGTATGACTTAACTGTGGACAGCAAAATAAGAATTTTATTGTACAGGGAAActtgtttccttactgtgcacatgacaataaacaaattgaattgtattaaattattaagCTGTACTTACTTTGaattacatcagctttgcatgacagtacaaaaaaataaataaactgcgcTTATGCAAGGTGTTTTTAAAGCaggttctctcttctggctgtcattatcagtctcacacaatagttttttttcttcttttttttgaaaGTATTGAAAGTCTTTTGTTATTTATGCTAATTATAATACTTATAAGAACATTAATATAATACTTCATCTCCAATATGGTTCAAAATTAAAAATGTGCAGGAAAAAGGTACTCAATATTAGGTATTTTGCTTCACAAAATTAGTACAGTACATACCTGGGGATAGTATTTAGCTTTGGCATTTAGTGTCAGATCTATGTTAAACTCTCTTTCTGTGTTCTAATGCAGGTCCGGACTCTGGAACACATCAAACATCAGGCGCAGCAGACTGACATGAGCCATTTCTCTGACATGACAGCGCGTCTGTCACTGCAGTCCCGAGCCTGATGCTACCAGAGATGCTCACATTCCACTGACAGGCTGGCAGAAAAACTCAGATGTCAACTAACTCAGCTACATGACATTCACATCAAGTATTATTAAATGGTTACTAAAACTAACCCATAGTTTAGCGTTCATCTAAACTACTAACTTCTGtgacaaaataaaagactttatcTATTAAAAACTCTCATTATTTCCTTATGATCTTTGCACTTGTTTTACGGAAGTCCTAAGTGGCCATGcgttaaatttttttcttctctcttttcTTGAGATTACAACGTTTTATTTATCTCATGATCTTGATATAACAATCGTTTTCTCGTGATCTCAACATAAAAAAGTTGTAACGTCGTGATTACGAGAAAATTAAGTCATGATCTCGACATAACAAAAGATGTTATAAGAAAAGTTATGTTGTGATCACAACATTACAAAAAGATCTGTTTATTCTGACTTTCGTACGTTAAGTACCAAGCAAACGCATAGACCAGGGACTGACTCAACTATGCCTTTCAGTGATTTACAAGTTCCATATCAGCATCCGACACTTGAGAATGAGGCTTTCGGCTCTCCACCTTTATCGTCGAAGATATAGCGACCCTATGGTCAGTTTATTGACAGagagatttgctatttaaacaatgtggcgcaaaacatgaaaattagagttgcactggtctgaaaattgtGACAAATCGAATCAAACAcgttgcaccttattgcgccgggcCCTTAGTTTTCTGTAGATACATACGGTGTAATAAAACTGACGTAATATGAAgaattgctattttctaggccaatatttttaggaactataCTTATTCTGGCTTAGTATTCAATAAACTCTTCTACTGTACCATGATATTACGCAGCGCATGAGAACGTGGTGTTTTCAGAAGGTGCTGTGACATAAGAGACAGTCATGATCAAATCTGATttaattcattatgctaagctaagctaaaagtgaccccGCCAGACTAAGAAATCGTCTGAATGGATCCAAAAATGGCTCAAATCAATAGTCTAACTCTAGGATACTTGGATACTTTTTCAACAACAGTGAAAGAAATGCTAACATCTCTGcttgtaatatttcaattaaattgtGTCATTACCTTTGCAGGCCTACACTAAACAAATGGGCTTTAACATTTAAGTTAAAGACAAAAGGATACAAAGCAAGCAAAAATGAGTTAAATGAGACTCGTGAATTCAAAAGCAACTCCAAATGGTACATATTATAGAGAACACATTTTACAGTTCATTTATAAAATGTAGGTTCAAGTgtctatttaaaaacattaaaaaattacaaatctaTGCCAGAGTCTTTTTTTAAACCTAACTgctaataaatatacttaaaatttGAATGAAATGTTCCAATGGAATAAATCAACAGTTTTAGCCTGCACATCAGACTTACACAGCTAATAGCTTAGATTTAAGGTACCATTTATTCTAACCTTTACAGGAGTGCCTGTTTTGACATAGGCTGGATCTGGCACATCTGGGCCTATGTTGAAATCAGCATTTATGCAGGTGATTGTGCCTCCTTCTACTTTTTGTACACTGACTGTTGCTCCTAAAAGAGTGTTATTGCTGTTGAACAGGCACTGAAGTTTTCCACACACAGCGTTTCTGTAAAGAAAGGAAGTATAAATCAGGGTTCTTGCATCTTTTCCACTGCTAAAAAacttaaagcttttttttaaagaaacttccAGGTGCGTTTTTGAACTTTTCcagtattttacaatattaaacatgtacatatatatgtcaTCACATTATATCTGATGCTGTTTGTTACAGTATTTTATACTATATTCCAGTAGTACTATATTCCAAGAAAACATTTTGATGGTACGTTTGAACCAAGCCCAACATTGTCACTaactattttacataaaatttactcagatcttaaatgtgtcatcaatcaatcaatcaatcagtcaatcaatcaatctttaaacaattaataattcTTTACCTACTTAGAAAGTTTTCAGTTTCAAGCACTTTAACCAAAATCTATGCACTTGTGCAAACTTTGAAAACCACTACACTAAAATGTAAGCATTTGTAAGGATTTAAAGCATCCATACGAACCCTGATCAATTCACCTTAACATTTTGTAAgagaaaaaactgaatgcttcactagcgagaaaacagttaaacggcgcaaagataaagaatgagcctcctcctaTCAGCCTCTTCACTTCcgctttactttactttttcatATTTAGCTAAACATTGTAGATCCTCATAACATGccaataataaagaaaatgaacgatTTTAAATACTCACCTCGTCTTTCACCCATCTTCACCATGAACTACCTCAAACTCCAacataaaggaaaataaagaataaataaataaaaataataataaaatggaaaataaaaagagCACAAATTAAACCAAAAAATACAAAAGCACAATAAAAGAACTTTCCTGAGAAATAATTGAACTTTTTTTGACAAAAGAGAAACTGTTCAAAGATAATATCCGATCTCCTTCTGCAATAAAAGTCTCCTGTCAGAAATCCTCTGGGATCTTGAACAATCACAGAATTGCACCTAAATACTCTCCAAAAAGTCTCTGAATTACCCTCGCCTCTTAACCAACAACGTGAGAATGTTAAATCATAGCGGAGATGAGGGCTCTCCATCTTGACCCTTTGGGGGAGAGAAGAGAAAAAGGTAATCAAGCTTTATAAGTGACATAATGTACATGAAGTGGGCTCATAATCCTCCTTTATTTCCTCCCTTTTTATTACAGATCATTCATGACACAAAGGGGGGCCACGTTTCATGAAGGTTGCGTGACACACCCCCATCAAAAAGATGCCATGCCAGTTTTTGTGGTGACTTTGTACTGAAGTGAGATGAATGTGAGCACACTTTAgaactttataatattttttttaaatacagttgggTGAATTACTGTAGGCTAGGTATTTTTCTTCAATATTTATGTACTGTATAAATATGAATGGAAATATGGGTAAACTCTGACCTGTAGTAAGGCAGTCTGGCCTCTGGGAATCTTTAGGGTGAGAAAATTACAGATGGTTAAATTAGCATATATATTTTCTAAAGTTCTTTTAATGGAAATATTGGGAAAATCTCTCCTTTAGTAAGTCAGTTTAGTCCCTAGGAATGTGAGCACACTACCGAATGAGAAGCTTGCATCTAGgtgaaatactgtaaatatttttcctATATATATGTGTGATACATAAATGAAGTGGAAAATGTGAGAAAATAACATTTAAGTGCTTTAGCTGATGTGTATGCTTATGACATGAGATATCACCTATTACTGCTTTGTTTGTACCGTATAGTTAAAGGTATAGTGGACTTGTTACCTGTATTGAATCAGTCTGGCCTCTAACCATTTACTGGAATGTTCTAGAAAAGTTTTTCTCTTCTTTGCGCTACTGTGCGTTTTGGTTCTGTCGATGTAACTcgcagatgatccctaaaactgcGTGCGCGAATGTCCGGTAAATATCAAACCTAAACCTAAATTTACCGAGCTAATTAACCTAACgttatacatgaaataaaacaatcacaaatctgtatcttataaaaaaaaacaaacaggtcaAATGCACATAATGGATTCTCAAGAGGAAGCAGTCAAAGCCAGTTTCAGTTTATTTGCTGTTAAATATGAAGGGTAGagtgtttcacaggcacacgcaaagcttgaaggtaaacaaacaacggcttatcataagcatctcatcgatgattatttacacagttggcattaagaagaacatataaacgtgacctGACtatcttctagcagctaaatgtgtctggaaaaatattcaaaggcttttattctcacaaaccgcgcggacgtaaatgcgtctgactgttgtgattggcttaagcagacgtttcacgtcagcacgttctagacgtgcacgcgcttattacggcaatcttccatctgcattcacacagcgcagcattccggcaaattaagAAGTATTTTTCTAAATTTGCGGACTTCCCCTCCGCTACAGTCCCCAGGTTTCCTGAGCTGAACATGCGAGGAACTAGAGACGCATTTATTTTGAACTGTGttcaaaactgactggaactagCTGTGCATTTTCACCAATGGATTTCaacgaaaataatgcacaccctccagccaatcagaatcagaccatggaattaaaaataaacaaatcacacaCTCAGCACAGATCAGCTTCAGCCTTGATGACATCATCGACGCTCAGAGTTCCATTTAGAATTCTTACAACTCGGTGCGTTTTGAGATGAAAAACCAGAGCTGCTGGAAAGAGTGGAAAATGTCGAGTTTACAGCTTCAGGAGAAGATTTCTGCAGCATCTTTTGGTTTTCAGGAAGAAGAGACCATCACATTCGCAGAAGGAATCAACAACAAGTAATTGCTCAAGCcacaaaacacaaaatagttATATGAGTTAAAGGCTTAAATCAGGGGCGGTTCAAGAccatttttagtgtgtaatgttaAATTCAGCTGATCTAAGACCACATATTAAACTattcacatttattttaacaaatgttcattttaaaggtttaaacaaAACACCCACAAGATCTTAATTATAGTCGTGATCTCGCACATTTCTTTTCAAGCAGTATTATAATCTCTGacacaaaaacaatcaaaaataagTGCTAAGATAACTGTTGATGGTTCAGATATGAAAGCTGATTATGCTAATGGTTGATATAACTGTTTGAAGCAATTTGATGTTTGTTCTTTTATGGGAATACATGTTAAGCCAAAAGGTGGAGTAAAATACGAATTATGTTCTAAAATATGTGCCTTATACCAAAAGCTTAAAGCTGAGACTCTCATTTTCAGTTAACTTCTTAGTTTTGTAAAAAATTAACCATTTGAACAAAAATTACACATTAGCGAAGTCTTTATTAGATCATTttcagaggatcacatgcttatgattgaccttGGCTGGTCTCATATTAACAATCACTTGATTTATTACTCAGATAaattcaaacacacaaataaagattgcaaaattaatttcttaaaaattgctaatttattttgcaataacttCTTTAAATTTTACCAAATGATCCGATTCTGCACTATATGGGACCCGCTGTCAGTTCACCCCAGGTAAAAACCTAGAGttaggattagggtgtgtcctgtaaggtagtggtgggtgggacacagggcacatcctaagttccaaaaaatatgcaaaatactttaaaagtctttttgctttactatgaaataaagtaaaacgtGGCCGGTTGGCCTTTATGTCTAATTGGTTCCTAGCTcgggtgaaacactctgggtggaactgaccAGTTACGGGCCCATTGCTCAGTCTATTATAGTGTGGATTCAAAGATCTTGCATCAGTCAATCAACTATTTTATAACACCTTATTACAACCGATGGCTGCCCAATATactttacaacattaaaacaaaattacacattaGCGAAGTCTTTATTAGATCATTttcagaggatcacatgcttatgattgaccatggctggtctCATATTAACAATCACTCGATTTATTACTCAGATAaattcaaacacacaaataaagattgcaaaattaatttcttaaaaattgcaaatttatttagcAATAACTTCTTTAAATTTTACCAAATGATCCGATTCTGCACTATATGGGACCCGCTGTCAGTTCACCCCAGGTAAAAACCTAGAGttaggattagggtgtgtcctgtaaggtagtggtgggtgggacacagggcacatcctaagttccaaaaaatatgcaaaatacttaaaaagtctttttgctttactatgaaataaagtaaaacgtGGCCGGTTGGCCTTTATGTCTAATTGGTTCCTAGCTcgggtgaaacactctgggtggaactgaccAGTTACGGGCCCATTGCTCAGTCTATTATAGTGTGGATTCAGAGATCTTGCATCAGTCAATCTACTATTTTATAACACCTTATTACAACCGATGGCTGCCCAATATactttacaacattaaaacaaaattacacattaGCGAAGTCTTTATTAGATCATTttcagaggatcacatgcttatgattgaccatggctggtctCATATTAACAATCACTTGATTTATTACTCAGATAaattcaaacacacaaataaagattgcaaaattaatttcttaaaaattgcaaatttatttagcAATAACTTCTTTAAATTTTACCAAATGATCCGATTTTGCACTATATGGGACCCGCTGTCAGTTCACCCCAGGTAAAAACCTAGAGttaggattagggtgtgtcctgtaaggtagtggtgggtgggacacagggcacatcctaagttccaaaaaatatgcaaaatactttaaaagtctttttgctttactatgaaataaagtaaaacgtGGCTGGTTGGCCTTTATGTCTAATTGGTTCCTAGCTcgggtgaaacactctgggtggaactgaccAGTTACGGGCCCATTGCTCAGTCTATTATAGTGTGGATTCAGAGATCTTGCATCAGTCAATCTACTATTTTATAACACCTTATTACAACCGATGGCTGCCCAATATactttacaacattaaaacaaaattacacattaGCGAAGTCTTTATTAGATCATTTTCAgagaatcacatgcttatgattgaccatggctggtctCATATTAACAATCACTTGATTTATTACTCAGATAaattcaaacacacaaataaagattgcaaaattaatttcttaaaaattgCTAATTTATTTAGCAATAACTTCTTTAAATTTTACCAAATGATCCGATTCTGCACTATATGGGACCCGCTGTCAGTTCACCCCAGGTAAAAACCTAGAGttaggattagggtgtgtcctgtaaggtagtggtgggtgggacacagggcacatcctaagttccaaaaaatatgcaaaatactttaaaagtctttttgctttactatgaaataaagtaaaacgtGGCCGGTTGGCCTTTATGTCTAATTGGTTCCTAGCTcgggtgaaacactctgggtggaactgaccAGTTACGGGCCCATTGCTCAGTCTATTATAGTGTGGATTCAAAGATCTTGCATCAGTCAATCAACTATTTTATAACACCTTATTACAACCGATGGCTGCCCAATATactttacaacattaaaacaaaattacacattaGCGAAGTCTTTATTAGATCATTttcagaggatcacatgcttatgattgaccatggctggtctCATATTAACAATCACTCGATTTATTACTCAGATAaattcaaacacacaaataaagattgcaaaattaatttcttaaaaattgcaaatttatttagcAATAACTTCTTTAAATTTTACCAAATGATCCGATTTTGCACTATATGGGACCCGCTGTCAGTTCACCCCAGGTAAAAACCTAGAGttaggattagggtgtgtcctgtaaggtagtggtgggtgggacacagggcacatcctaagttccaaaaaatatgcaaaatactttaaaagtctttttgctttactatgaaataaagtaaaacgtGGCCTGTTGGCCTTTATGTCTAATTGGTTCCTAGCTcgggtgaaacactctgggtggaactgaccAGTTACGGGCCCATTGCTCAGTCTGTTATAGTGTGGATTCAGAGATCTTGCATCAGTCAATCAACTATTTTATAACACCTTATTACAACCGATGGCTGCCCAATATactttacaacattaaaacaaaattacacattaGCGAAGTCTTTATTAGATCATTttcagaggatcacatgcttatgattgaccatggctggtctCATATTAACAATCACTTGATTTATTACTCAGATAaattcaaacacacaaataaagattgcaaaattaatttcttaaaaattgcaaatttatttagcAATAACTTCTTTAAATTTTACCAAATGATCCGATTCTGCACTATATGGGACCCGCTGTCAGTTCACCCCAGGTAAAAACCTAGAGttaggattagggtgtgtcctgtaaggtagtggtgggtgggacacagggcacatcctaagttccaaaaaatatgcaaaatactttaaaagtctttttgctttactataaaataaagtaaaacgtgGCCGGTTGGCCTTTATGTCTAATTGGTTCCTAGCTcgggtgaaacactctgggtggaactgaccAGTTACGGGCCCATTGCTCAGTCTGTTATAGTGTGGATTCAGAGATCTTGCATCAGTCAATCAACTATTTTATAACACCTTATTACAACCGATGGCTGCCCAATATactttacaacattaaaacaaaattacacattaGCGAAGTCTTTATTAGATCATTttcagaggatcacatgcttatgattgaccttGGCTGGTCTCATATTAACAATCACTTGATTTATTACTCAGATAaattcaaacacacaaataaagattgcaaaattaatttcttaaaaattgcaaatttattttgcaataacttCTTTAAATTTTAACAAATGATCCGATTCTGCACTATATGGGACCCGCTGTCAGTTCACCCCAGGTAAAAACCTAGAGttaggattagggtgtgtcctgtaaggtagtggtgggtgggacacagggcacatcctaagttccaaaaaatatgcaaaatactttaaaagtctttttgctttactatgaaataaagtaaaacgtGGCCGGTTGGCCTTTATGTCTAATTGGTTCCTAGCTcgggtgaaacactctgggtggaactgaccAGTTACGGGCCCATTGCTCAGTCTATTATAGTGTGGATTCAAAGATCTTGCATCAGTCAATCAACTATTTTATAACACCTTATTACAACCGATGGCTGCCCAATGTactttacaacattaaaacaaaattacacattaGCGAAGTCTTTATTAGATCATTttcagaggatcacatgcttatgattgaccatggctggtctCATATTAACAATCACTTGATTTATTACTCAGATAaattcaaacacacaaataaagattgcaaaattaatttcttaaaaagTGCAAATTTATTTAGCAATAACTTCTTTAAATTTTACCAAATGATCCGATTTTGCACTATATGGGACCCGCTGTCAGTTCACCCCAGGTAAAAACCTAGAGttaggattagggtgtgtcctgtaaggtagtggtgggtgggacacagggcacatcctaagttccaaaaaatatgcaaaatactttaaaagtctttttgctttactatgaaataaagtaaaacgtGGCTGGTTGGCCTTTATGTCTAATTGGTTCCTAGCTcgggtgaaacactctgggtggaactgaccAGTTACGGGCCCATTGCTCAGTCTATTATAGTGTGGATTCAGAGATCTTGCATCAGTCAATCTACTATTTTATAACACCTTATTACAACCGATGGCTGCCCAATATactttacaacattaaaacaaaattacacattaGCGAAGTCTTTATTAGATCATTTTCAgagaatcacatgcttatgattgaccatggctggtctCATATTAACAATCACTTGATTTATTACTCAGATAaattcaaacacacaaataaagattgcaaaattaatttcttaaaaattgCTAATTTATTTAGCAATAACTTCTTTAAATTTTACCAAATGATCCGATTCTGCACTATATGGGACCCGCTGTCAGTTCACCCCAGGTAAAAACCTAGAGttaggattagggtgtgtcctgtaaggtagtggtgggtgggacacagggcacatcctaagttccaaaaaatatgcaaaatactttaaaagtctttttgctttactatgaaataaagtaaaacgtGGCCGGTTGGCCTTTATGTCTAATTGGTTCCTAGCTcgggtgaaacactctgggtggaactgaccAGTTACGGGCCCATTGCTCAGTCTATTATAGTGTGGATTCAAAGATCTTGCATCAGTCAATCAACTATTTTATAACACCTTATTACAACCGATGGCTGCCCAATATactttacaacattaaaacaaaattacacattaGCGAAGTCTTTATTAGATCATTttcagaggatcacatgcttatgattgaccatggctggtctCATATTAACAATCACTCGATTTATTACTCAGATAaattcaaacacacaaataaagattgcaaaattaatttcttaaaaattgcaaatttatttagcAATAACTTCTTTAAATTTTACCAAATGATCCGATTTTGCACTATATGGGACCCGCTGTCAGTTCACCCCAGGTAAAAACCTAGAGttaggattagggtgtgtcctgtaaggtagtggtggg contains:
- the LOC141376768 gene encoding disintegrin and metalloproteinase domain-containing protein 9-like translates to MLRNAVCGKLQCLFNSNNTLLGATVSVQKVEGGTITCINADFNIGPDVPDPAYVKTGTPVKPSEDGYTVVIKGWTWSATILSTPPPAAWTVDTRQDGYMLSCC